TGGCCGTGGAACCGAAGGTGCTGCTGCTCGACGAGCCGTTCGGCGCACTCGATGCCAAGGTCCGCAAGGAACTCCGTAGCTGGCTGCGGCGGTTGCACGACGACCTGCATATATCGACTATTTTCGTCACGCACGATCAGGAAGAGGCGCTTGAAGTCGCGGACCGGATCGTCGTGCTCAATCGTGGGCATGTGGAGCAGGTGGGCAGTCCGCAAGACGTCTATGATCATCCGCAGACGTCGTTTGTGTACGAGTTTCTCGGCGCGGCGAACCGGCTCAAGGGCAGCGTGGATGCGAACGGTTTTGTGGCGCAGGGCGCCGCGCAGCCGATTGCGACCGTTGCGAATTTCGCGGGTCCGGCGTTCGCTTACGTACGGCCGCACGACCTGACGCTGTTCCCAATCGCTACCGGTCATCGCGATGGCATCGTAGTCGATGTCCGCCGTGTCGTGACGCTGGGCGGTTCGGTGCGTGTGGATCTGGAAGGCGCTGAAGGCAACGTGCTGGAAGCGGAACTGGATCGCGAAACCTGGCGTGGATTGAATCTGAATATCGGCGATGGCGTGACCGCCGTGCCGCGTGTTCTGCGCGTGTTCCCGGCGCATTGAGCCTGTTGAATCAAGCATACTGAAAAAGAGAGGCTGACATGAACTTCCAGCAATTGCGTTTCGTACGCGAAGCCGTCCGGCAGAACATGAATCTGACCGAGGTCGCGAACGTGCTTTACACGTCGCAATCGGGTGTGTCGAAGCAGATCAAGGATCTCGAGGACGAACTCGGCGTCGATATCTTCATCCGGCGCGGCAAGCGTCTCACGGGCTTGACCGAGCCGGGTAAAGAGGTGCATCAGGTAATCGAGCGCATGCTGCTCGATGCCGAGAATCTGCGCCGCGTCGCCCGCCAGTTCGCCGATCAGGACAACGGCCATTTGGTGGTGGCGACCACTCACACGCAGGCGCGTTACGCGTTGCCTAAAGTGATCCGCCAGTTCACCGAGGTATTCCCGAAGGTCCATCTCGCGCTGCGTCAGGGCAGTCCGCAACAGATCGCGCAGATGATCATCAATGGCGAGGCGGACATCGGCATTTCGACGGAAGCGCTTGACCGGTATCCGGATATCGTCACGTTCCCGTGCTATTCGTGGCATCACACGGTGGTTGTGCCGAAGGGGCATCCGCTGGTCGGCCGCCAGAACATCACGCTCGACGAGATCGCCGAATATCCGATCGTCACGTATGACCACGATTTCACCGGCCGCTCGCATGTTGACCAGGCGTTTGCGAAAGCGGGCGCGCTGCCGGACGTGGTGCTGACCGCTATCGACGCCGACGTCATCAAGACGTATGTGGAACTGGGCATGGGCATCGGCATTGTGGCGGCAATGGCCTTCGACGAAAAACGCGATACCGAACTCGTCGCGCTCGACACGCAGCATCTGTTCGAAGCCAGCACCACGCGCGTGGG
This window of the Caballeronia sp. SBC1 genome carries:
- a CDS encoding sulfate/molybdate ABC transporter ATP-binding protein, whose translation is MSIIVRNLQKRFGDFVALDNVSLDFPSGELVALLGPSGCGKTTLLRVIAGLEYADAGSVVLNGEDVAAVGARERQVGFVFQHYALFRHMTVFENVAFGLRVKPRKERPSESVIREKVHELLKLVQLDWLAQRFPSELSGGQRQRIALARALAVEPKVLLLDEPFGALDAKVRKELRSWLRRLHDDLHISTIFVTHDQEEALEVADRIVVLNRGHVEQVGSPQDVYDHPQTSFVYEFLGAANRLKGSVDANGFVAQGAAQPIATVANFAGPAFAYVRPHDLTLFPIATGHRDGIVVDVRRVVTLGGSVRVDLEGAEGNVLEAELDRETWRGLNLNIGDGVTAVPRVLRVFPAH
- a CDS encoding CysB family HTH-type transcriptional regulator, which produces MNFQQLRFVREAVRQNMNLTEVANVLYTSQSGVSKQIKDLEDELGVDIFIRRGKRLTGLTEPGKEVHQVIERMLLDAENLRRVARQFADQDNGHLVVATTHTQARYALPKVIRQFTEVFPKVHLALRQGSPQQIAQMIINGEADIGISTEALDRYPDIVTFPCYSWHHTVVVPKGHPLVGRQNITLDEIAEYPIVTYDHDFTGRSHVDQAFAKAGALPDVVLTAIDADVIKTYVELGMGIGIVAAMAFDEKRDTELVALDTQHLFEASTTRVGLRKGAFLRAYAYRLIEMFAPQLDEAQIAAQLREAA